Sequence from the Burkholderia sp. GAS332 genome:
CCGCTATCGCAAACTTCTCCTGTGGGGCGTGCTTCTCGTCATGCTTCCTGCATGCGTGGGCGCGGCGGTTAGCTGGGCGATGACCTCACATAGCCAACCTCACCCGCAAGTCGTCTATGGCGACGGAACGCATGGCCCACGCGGCATGGCCTGGGTTCCTGGCGGCCAGTTCCTGATGGGCAGCGATTCAAAGCAGGCACAGCCCAATGAACGCCCTGCCCACAAGGTGCGCGTGCACGGCTTCTGGATGGACCGTCATCACGTGACTAACGCCGAATTCCGCAAATTCATCGAAGCCACCGGCTACGTCACTACCGCCGAAAAGAAACCCGATTGGGACACCCTGAAAGTCCAGTTGCCGCCCGACACGCCGCGTCCGCCTGACAGCGCAATGGTGGCCGGCGCCATGGTGTTCGTTGGCACCAACCACCCTGTCCCGCTCGAAGACTATTCGCAATGGTGGCGCTATGTGCCCGGTGCGAATTGGCGTCACCCCACCGGGCCGGACAGCAACATCATCGGCAAAGACGATCACCCGGTCGTTCAGGTTTCCTACGAAGACGCACAGGCCTATGCGAAATGGGCCGGCAAGCGCCTGCCTACCGAAGCCGAATGGGAGTTCGCCGCGCGCGGCGGGCTCGAGCAGGCCACTTACGCGTGGGGCAATCAGTTCGCGCCGGACGGCAAGCAGATGGCCAACGTCTGGCAAGGTCAGGAGCCGCAGGCGTTCCCGGTGGTCAGTCCGAAGGCGGGCGGCGCACTCGGCACGAGTCCGGTCGGCACTTTTCCCGCCAACGGCTATGGGCTGTCGGACATGACCGGCAACGCCTGGCAGTGGGTGGCCGACTGGTATCGCGCCGACCAGTTCCGGCGTGAAGCGGTGAGCACCAGCGTGATCGACAACCCGGTTGGCCCGCGCGATTCGTGGGACCCGGCCGACCAGGGCGTACCGGTGGACGCCCCCAAGCGCGTCACGCGCGGCGGCTCCTTCCTCTGCAATGAAGCCTACTGCCTGAGCTACCGTCCGAGCGCGCGGCGCGGCACCGACCCCTACAACAGCATGTCGCATCTCGGCTTTCGCCTCGTGATGGACGAAGACACCTGGAAGCAACCGCTTGCACGTCAGGAGTCGGCCCGCGCAGCAGGTGCAGACGGAAGCTAGGGCGCTCTGCCCTTCGAGTTGTGCTCGTTTCTCCCGTGCGCTGTTGCTCGCGGGTCGTGGAATTGTGCAATCGGAATGGAGGTCGGATGCAGTCATGCCGTCAATCAACGGAGTCGCACCGTGCCGCGGGTTCGATCCGCCCTGCGTTCAGGTCGGCGTTCAGTGTTGCCCTGGTCGCGCTCGGTGTCGCGCTGTGCGCCGCCGGTTGCACAACGTCTGCCAGCACGACCGCAGCGCCGCCGGCGGCAGTCAGTGCGGCCGCCGCGCTGCCATCCTGGCGTGACGGACGGGCTAAGCAGACGATCCAGAAATTCGTCGCCGACGTCACCCGCGAAGGCTCGCCGAACTACGTACCGCCTGCTGAGCGCATCGCCGTGTTCGACAACGACGGCACGCTATGGAGCGAGCAGCCGCTGTACTTCCAGTTCGCGTTCATGCTCGACCAGGTGAAAGCGGCGGCGCCGAAGCATCCCGAGTGGAAGAACAATCCGGCCTTCAAGGCCTTGGTCGCCAAAGACTACGGCGCGTTGGCGGGTCTGCAGAAACAGGTGCTGCAACTGGTCGCCGTCGCCAATAGCGGCATGACCGTGGACGAGTACGACAAAACCATCCGCAACTGGCTGGCCACCGCGCGGCATCCGAAATTCAATCGCCCCTTCACTGAACTCGTCTATCAACCGCAACTGGAGTTGCTCGCCTACCTGCGCGCCAACGGCTTCAAGACCTTCATCGTGTCGGGCGGCACCATCGAATTCATGCGGCCGTGGGTCGAGCAGGCGTACGGCATTCCGCCCGAGCAGGTGATCGGCTCGAGCCAGGTCGTGCAGTACCAGATGCATGACGGTCAGGGCACGCTGGTACGCCAGCCAAAAATCGATTTCGTCGACGACGGTCCCGGCAAACCGGTCGGCATCTATCGGAGCATCGGCCGCAAGCCCATTCTCGCGTTCGGCAATTCGGACGGCGATCTGCAGATGCTGCAGTACACCGCCTCCGGCAGCGGCCCGCACCTCGCCTTGCTGGTGCATCACGACGACGCCGTGCGTGAATTCGCCTACGACCGCACCTCGAAGATCGGCAAGCTCGACAAGGCGTGGGACGAAGCGATCGCCGACGGCTGGACCGTGGTCAGCATGAAGGACGACTGGCAAACCATCTATCCCGCGCCGAAGCAATAGTCGGGCGAGAGAGAGCGCGAGCCGCATGCAGGTTGCGGCCGCTACGAGGCAACCCGGTGCGCAAGGAACGCGTAACGGGTGAACCGAAGACAACTCCACCGGAGCGACAAGATGAGCATGTTCCTGAGAAAGGGCCGCTACGCAGCCGGGGCGACAGTCGTCGCGCTTGCTGCGTTCGCTGCCCTGGTTTTTCCATCCATAAACGCGCCCGCACAGACGCCAGCGCCGGCCAAACCCGCGGCCACCAGCGCACCACCGCCGGCCGCCAAAACGTCCGCAAAGCCCAACATTCTCGTGATTTTCGGCGACGACATCGGACAGGCGAATATCAGCGCCTATACGCGTGGCGTGGTGGGCTACAGGACGCCGAATATCGATCGCATCGCGAATGAAGGCATGATCTTCACGGACTATTACGCCGAGAACAGTTGTACGGCGGGGCGTTCGTCCTTCATCACCGGCCAGACTCCGCTGCGCACCGGGTTATCCAAAGTCGGCGCGCCCGGCGCACCGGTCGGTCTGCAAAAAGGCGACATCACCATCGCCCAGGCGCTCAAGCCGCTCGGCTACGCGACCGGCCAGTTCGGCAAGAACCACCTTGGCGACAAGAACGAGTACCTGCCGACCAATCACGGTTTCGACGAGTTCTACGGCAACCTGTACCACCTGAATGCCGAGGAAGAACCCGAGCGTCCGTACTGGCCGAAGGACAAGAACGACCCGTACGTGAAAAACTTCTCGCCGCGCGGGGTGATTCATAGCACCTCCGACGGCAAGGTCCAGGATACGGGTCCGCTGACCGCCAAACGCATGGAAACCATCGATGACGAAACCGGTGCGCATGCGGAAGAGTTCATCCGCAAGCAGGTCAAGACCGGCACGCCGTTCTTCGTCTGGATGAACTACACGCGCATGCACGTGTTCACGCACGTTCGCCCTGAATTCAGGGGCAAGAGCGGCATGGCCGGCAATGAATACGCCGATGGGATGTGGGAGCACGATCAGGATGTCGGTAAGCTGCTCAAGCTGCTGGACGATCTGAACATCTCCAAAAACACCATCGTCATTTACACGACCGACAACGGACCGAATCAGTTCTCGTGGCCGGATGCTGCCACCACCCCGTTCCGCAGCGAGAAAGACTCCAACTGGGAAGGTGCGTTTCGTGTGCCGGCGATGGTGAGATGGCCTGGGCATATCAAGCCGGGCGAGACGTCCAACCAGCTGTTCTCGGGCCTCGACTGGTTCCCAACGCTGCTCGCCGCAGCGGGCGACGGCGGCGTCAAGGACCGGCTCCTGAAGGGTTGGGCGCCCAAGGCGGGGGGCACGAGTTTCAAGAATCACCTCGACGGTTATAACCAGTTGCCCTTCCTGACAGGACAGACAACCAAGGACCCGCGCACCGAGTTCTACTATTTCGACGATGACGGACAATTGGTCGCCATGCGCTGGGATCAGGACGGGACTGCCTGGAAAGCGGTGTTCTGCGAGCAGCGTGCCAAGGGCAATCTGGACATCTGGCAGGACCCGCTCATCTGCCTGCGGTTGCCCAAGCTGTTCAACCTGCGCATGGATCCCTATGAACGGGCGGACATCACCTCCGATCAGTACAACGACTGGGTGACGAAAAACGTCTACCTGAACGGCATCGCGACATTGAAAGCGTCGACGTTCCTGCAGACCTTCGTCGACTATCCGCCAAGCCAGCGGCCCGCGAGCTTCAGCGTGGACGGTGTGCGCAAGCAGGTCGACAAGAAGATCGACGAGTCCTTCAAGAAGCGTGGACTCGAGTAACGCGTAGTTCGCGAGTAGTACGTAGTGTGGTTGCGCCCGCCGGCTTCGCCTGGCGGGCGCAACTTCCCGATCGAGCACAAGCCGCGTCAAGCCGATCCAGATCAGTTCACGCCATCCCGACGCCTATCATTCCATGACCCAACTGCTGGCCACCCGTGCCAAAAGCTCACGCCGTGAGCGTCGCGCACATGAACGCACACAGCGTCGCGACGATACGCGCTTGCAGGGGCCCCAGAAAGAAGCCGAAAGCTCAACTTTGCCGATTGCCTGGCCGCTGCTGCTTCTATTCGCCTCGGGTGCCGCATCGCTGATTTACCAGGTGCTGTGGATCAAGCAGCTCGCGCTGGTAGTCGGCGTCGAGGTACAAGCCGTCACCACCGGTGTCAGTGCTTTCTTCGCGGGCCTTGCAATAGGTGGCTGGATCTTCGGCAGGCTGGCCGACCGGCTCGCGCGACCCTTGCGCCTGTATGCGTTGCTTGAAGCCGGCGTGCTGGTGCTGGCGCTCGCGAGCACGTGGCTGCTGCCGCACGCTGCGTCGCCGTTCGCCTTGCTGCAAGATCGAATCGGACCGCTTGCCTGGGCGTTACCCTTTGCTCTCGTCGGCTTGCCTGCCGTCCTGATGGGCGGCACGCTGCCGGTGCTGATGCGCGCGCTGTGCCCCGCCGCGGCCCATATGGGCCGCGCCGGCGCCCGTCTCTATGCAGCCAATACGGCCGGCGCGATTGCCGGCACGCTGGCCGCGAGTTTTGTCCTGATTCCATGGCTCGGTGTGCTGGGCAGCGCATGCGCCGCTGCGGCGCTGAATGCCGGCGCGGCGCTCGTCGCCGCCCTGCTTGGAGGCACGCGGCAGGCCCTCGTGCCGGCTGCCGAGTTGCCCTCAGCGGCCATCGCTCCGCGGCAGTCTACGGCGCACACCGCGCACGACGTGTCGTCCCCGTCTGCCGCCGTGCGGACCGCGCACGACGCGCCCTCCCCGGCCGACACCGCACAACACGCCGCCCGACCGTCGAAGGCCCGCCTTGCGCTCGTGCTCTACGCGCTGGCCGGCGGCGTTGCGCTCGGTTACGAAGTGGTGTGGTCGCAAGTGATCGTGCAATTCATCAGCACTCGCAGTTTTGCCTTCGCCGTGGTGCTTGCCACCTATCTGCTGGGCCTCGCGCTCGGCAGCGCGCTGGCGTCGCGCTACGCCGATCGGGCGCGCGATCCGTGGGGCGTGTTTGCGGTGCTGATCGTATCGGCCGGGCTGGTCGCGCTGCTGGAGATCGCCGTGCTGGGCAACGGGCTGCTGCAATGGCAAAGTCTCGCGCGAGACGCCACACTCGGCGCCACCGGCAGTCTGTTGACGGCCATGTGCGCGGGCTTCGCGGTAGCCGCCGTGTGCATCGTCTTCGTCCCTACCCTGCTGTTGGGGGCGGCGTTCCCCTTCGCGTTGCGGCTTAACGTGGACAACCGGCACACGGGGCGCGACGTCGGTGCCGTCGTGGCGCTCAATACCGCCGGGGGGATCGCCGGCACCCTGCTCACCGGCTTCGTGCTCGTGCCACAGTTGGGCCTCATTCACACCCTCGCGGCACTGGCCATCCTCGCGGGCGCAGTGAGTCTGATCGCCGTGCTGCGCGGCGCGAACGTGCGGCCATTCGCGCGCTGGAGTGTGCCCGTCCTTGCCGTGCTGACGCTCATCACCGTGATCGTGACGCCGTCCGACCGGCTCGCCACGCTGCTCGCCGAATCGCGCGGCGGTAATCTGACCTTTTACGAAGAGAGTGCGGGCGGCACCGTGGCGGTCGTCGAA
This genomic interval carries:
- a CDS encoding Formylglycine-generating enzyme, required for sulfatase activity, contains SUMF1/FGE domain — translated: MMSSGKHGPETAARSTGTPLATPAPTTRYRKLLLWGVLLVMLPACVGAAVSWAMTSHSQPHPQVVYGDGTHGPRGMAWVPGGQFLMGSDSKQAQPNERPAHKVRVHGFWMDRHHVTNAEFRKFIEATGYVTTAEKKPDWDTLKVQLPPDTPRPPDSAMVAGAMVFVGTNHPVPLEDYSQWWRYVPGANWRHPTGPDSNIIGKDDHPVVQVSYEDAQAYAKWAGKRLPTEAEWEFAARGGLEQATYAWGNQFAPDGKQMANVWQGQEPQAFPVVSPKAGGALGTSPVGTFPANGYGLSDMTGNAWQWVADWYRADQFRREAVSTSVIDNPVGPRDSWDPADQGVPVDAPKRVTRGGSFLCNEAYCLSYRPSARRGTDPYNSMSHLGFRLVMDEDTWKQPLARQESARAAGADGS
- a CDS encoding Phosphoserine phosphatase; amino-acid sequence: MQSCRQSTESHRAAGSIRPAFRSAFSVALVALGVALCAAGCTTSASTTAAPPAAVSAAAALPSWRDGRAKQTIQKFVADVTREGSPNYVPPAERIAVFDNDGTLWSEQPLYFQFAFMLDQVKAAAPKHPEWKNNPAFKALVAKDYGALAGLQKQVLQLVAVANSGMTVDEYDKTIRNWLATARHPKFNRPFTELVYQPQLELLAYLRANGFKTFIVSGGTIEFMRPWVEQAYGIPPEQVIGSSQVVQYQMHDGQGTLVRQPKIDFVDDGPGKPVGIYRSIGRKPILAFGNSDGDLQMLQYTASGSGPHLALLVHHDDAVREFAYDRTSKIGKLDKAWDEAIADGWTVVSMKDDWQTIYPAPKQ
- a CDS encoding arylsulfatase; protein product: MSMFLRKGRYAAGATVVALAAFAALVFPSINAPAQTPAPAKPAATSAPPPAAKTSAKPNILVIFGDDIGQANISAYTRGVVGYRTPNIDRIANEGMIFTDYYAENSCTAGRSSFITGQTPLRTGLSKVGAPGAPVGLQKGDITIAQALKPLGYATGQFGKNHLGDKNEYLPTNHGFDEFYGNLYHLNAEEEPERPYWPKDKNDPYVKNFSPRGVIHSTSDGKVQDTGPLTAKRMETIDDETGAHAEEFIRKQVKTGTPFFVWMNYTRMHVFTHVRPEFRGKSGMAGNEYADGMWEHDQDVGKLLKLLDDLNISKNTIVIYTTDNGPNQFSWPDAATTPFRSEKDSNWEGAFRVPAMVRWPGHIKPGETSNQLFSGLDWFPTLLAAAGDGGVKDRLLKGWAPKAGGTSFKNHLDGYNQLPFLTGQTTKDPRTEFYYFDDDGQLVAMRWDQDGTAWKAVFCEQRAKGNLDIWQDPLICLRLPKLFNLRMDPYERADITSDQYNDWVTKNVYLNGIATLKASTFLQTFVDYPPSQRPASFSVDGVRKQVDKKIDESFKKRGLE
- a CDS encoding spermidine synthase, with the translated sequence MTQLLATRAKSSRRERRAHERTQRRDDTRLQGPQKEAESSTLPIAWPLLLLFASGAASLIYQVLWIKQLALVVGVEVQAVTTGVSAFFAGLAIGGWIFGRLADRLARPLRLYALLEAGVLVLALASTWLLPHAASPFALLQDRIGPLAWALPFALVGLPAVLMGGTLPVLMRALCPAAAHMGRAGARLYAANTAGAIAGTLAASFVLIPWLGVLGSACAAAALNAGAALVAALLGGTRQALVPAAELPSAAIAPRQSTAHTAHDVSSPSAAVRTAHDAPSPADTAQHAARPSKARLALVLYALAGGVALGYEVVWSQVIVQFISTRSFAFAVVLATYLLGLALGSALASRYADRARDPWGVFAVLIVSAGLVALLEIAVLGNGLLQWQSLARDATLGATGSLLTAMCAGFAVAAVCIVFVPTLLLGAAFPFALRLNVDNRHTGRDVGAVVALNTAGGIAGTLLTGFVLVPQLGLIHTLAALAILAGAVSLIAVLRGANVRPFARWSVPVLAVLTLITVIVTPSDRLATLLAESRGGNLTFYEESAGGTVAVVEQNAGQHPFRRLYIQGVSNSGDTMTSLRYMRLQALLPLIIHRETPRTALVIGLGTGITGGALLTWPGLEHRAVAELLPAVVRAAPQFKGNYAMSTDPRMDIRMRDGRRELLRHAERYDLITLEPPPPSAAGVVNLYSSDFYRLAASRLQQGGIVAQWLPLPTQNEEDTRSLIQSFIQVFPHAALWTTELHEMMLVGSMQPLELDVPRIEARFAQPQVAAALREVGIASPAALLATWITDRAGLAYYAADAQPVTDDQPRIEYATWVHRDAFPTTLAHLLALHTEPPLQGADDTFRAAMENSRSALESFYTAGLDAYKGDRDAWAQDIGNVMRTDPDNAYYRWLIGDNR